The following coding sequences are from one Acomys russatus chromosome 16, mAcoRus1.1, whole genome shotgun sequence window:
- the Znf750 gene encoding zinc finger protein 750, with translation MSLLKERKPKKPHYIPRPPGKPFKYKCFQCPFTCNEKSHLFNHMKYGLCKNSITLVSEQDRIPKCPKSSSLDPKQTHQPEPTSKPATSKSLTNGLSSFDPKSQQGSAKEDAKENLEIQARGTHKGPQKPALQKEMTPEAIVSAQPCLESGVRPSAFVPVGEHRLRGPEDTEAPEMLALTNSTTKATPFHAKSAFHTPGYPWKAGPPFLPPEFPHKIPSTKGFGAISPYMHPAIPEYPHPFYTEHGLAAIYPPYLLTGNTPECETTLLSVYGAQDQRHFLPHPGPIPKHLNASPSTYDHYRFFQQYHSNLPLPYGFYRPESAFPPYSLRLPPVSGITRDQSSRLLEEVALAYPASGPSELNLSNSHRKHTEFEKENPVPEAKDPSKDGQRDADEAKMSPRAGSAATGSPGRPSPSNFTQTSQTFEGLCDLSNKAASSGTLERSQQPEQSLAAFKPVQRGSESPHSQPPESPKSLQAMNSDPPAQTGSSTSFITEAPPSSPEDHSRIAPLNLSKRVEANLAATYGPMYAGDAQADTLGFSELQDLPLNLSVKDPCNAWAPRPVLPGPPQGAEPAAAAAAAAAAALKTETKGSEDRTSHVETQEDKAHSRTTPEAHTVDSSDEQKQTAAVALCQLAAYSPGNVRVGDDESTAQESTCQDAPTLSSTDNQEAQCDLRPKGQKRTSQRDAGKSQQGTKRPKLNETVPRVLTLRKRARVS, from the exons ATGAGTCTCCTGAAGGAACGGAAACCAAAAAAGCCGCACTATATTCCACGGCCCCCAGGAAAGCCATTTAAGTACAAATGCTTCCAGTGTCCTTTTACGTGCAATGAGAAGTCACATCTTTTCAACCACATGAAGTATGGCCTCTGTAAAAACTCCATTACCTTAGTGTCAGAGCAAGATCGCATCCCCAAGTGTCCCAAGTCTAGCTCACTGGACCCTAAGCAGACACACCAGCCAGAGCCCACCTCAAAGCCAGCCACTTCCAAGTCTCTCACAAATGGACTCTCCAGCTTTGATCCAAAGTCTCAACAGGGCTCTGCAAAGGAAGATGCTAAAGAGAACCTAGAAATACAGGCACGGGGGACCCACAAGGGTCCCCAGAAACCAGCCCTACAGAAAGAAATGACACCAGAAGCCATTGTGAGCGCCCAGCCTTGCCTCGAGAGTGGGGTTAGGCCTTCAGCATTTGTTCCAGTTGGGGAGCACAGACTTAGGGGGCCGGAAGACACAGAGGCTCCTGAAATGCTGGCATTAACCAACTCTACCACCAAAGCCACCCCTTTCCATGCCAAGTCTGCATTCCATACTCCTGGTTACCCCTGGAAAGCTGgccccccattcctcccacctGAGTTCCCACATAAAATCCCATCTACAAAAGGGTTTGGTGCCATCTCCCCCTACATGCACCCTGCAATCCCTGAGTACCCTCATCCCTTCTACACAGAGCATGGGCTGGCTGCCATCTACCCCCCCTACCTCCTGACTGGGAACACACCTGAGTGTGAGACCACCCTGCTGTCCGTCTATGGGGCCCAGGACCAAAGACACTTCCTGCCTCACCCTGGGCCAATCCCAAAGCACTTGAATGCATCCCCATCAACGTATGACCACTACAGATTTTTCCAGCAGTACCACTCCAACCTGCCACTTCCTTATGGGTTTTACAGACCAGAGTCTGCGTTTCCACCATACAGCCTGAGGCTCCCGCCTGTTAGTGGGATCACACGAGACCAGAGCTCTCGCCTGCTTGAAGAAGTAGCCCTAGCTTACCCAGCCTCAGGTCCCTCGGAGTTAAACCTTTCAAACTCCCACAGAAAGCACACAGAGTTTGAGAAGGAAAATCCGGTTCCTGAGGCAAAAGATCCTTCTAAAGACGGGCAAAGGGATGCAGATGAGGCCAAAATGAGCCCCCGAGCAGGAAGTGCTGCCACAGGCTCCCCAGGACGGCCAAGCCCCTCCAACTTCACACAAACAAGCCAGACATTCGAGGGCCTATGTGACCTCTCAAACAAAGCGGCCTCCTCGGGAACCCTGGAGCGGTCCCAGCAGCCTGAGCAGAGCCTCGCCGCCTTCAAGCCTGTCCAGAGGGGCTCAGAAAGTCCTcactctcagcctcctgagtctccAAAAAG CCTTCAGGCCATGAACAGTGACCCTCCAGCGCAGACGGGGAGCAGTACCTCTTTCATCACAGAAGCCCCACCCTCCAGCCCAGAGGACCACTCCAGAATAGCCCCCCTCAATCTCTCCAAGAGGGTGGAGGCAAACCTTGCAGCCACGTATGGACCCATGTATGCAGGTGATGCCCAGGCAGACACCCTGGGCTTCTCGGAGCTGCAAGACCTGCCACTCAATCTCTCTGTAAAGGATCCCTGTAATGCCTGGGCTCCTAGGCCTGTCCTCCCTGGCCCACCACAAGGCGcagaacctgctgctgctgcggcggcggcggcagcggctgcTCTAAAGACTGAGACAAAAGGTTCTGAAGATAGGACAAGCCATGTGGAGACACAGGAAGACAAGGCCCACAGCAGGACCACCCCAGAGGCGCACACGGTAGACAGTAGTGACGAACAGAAGCAGACAGCAGCTGTGGCTCTCTGTCAGCTGGCAGCCTACAGTCCAGGGAACGTCCGAGTGGGCGATGATGAAAGCACAGCCCAAGAGTCCACTTGTCAAGATGCGCCCACCCTGAGTTCTACAGACAACCAGGAGGCTCAGTGTGACCTCAGACCCAAAGGACAAAAGAGGACAAGTCAAAGGGATGCAGGAAAATCCCAGCAAGGAACTAAAAGGCCAAAGCTGAATGAGACCGTACCAAGAGTGCTCACTCTACGTAAAAGAGCCCGGGTGTCCTGA